The window CCGCTTAAAGCATGCGGGAATGACAATTTTCTGAAAACAGTTTGAACTTACCCTCCTCCAATGACCTGTAGGGCGGGTAACGAGTTTCCTTTCGTTGCTTAACGTCATTGCAGAATCAGGTTCAGCACTGGTTTTGGTATCTGACCACCCGGATGAATCTGTTCAGGCTGGCCAGACTGTTTCGTTCAGACAGATGTACTGATGCACAGTAAACAAGCTTCAGGAATTCCCATACCTATGTTTACTATTCATTCAGCTCATGTGGCCGAACACCCTTTAGATCAGCAGGCTCCTCAAACTTATACTCCCCTGATTCAGCAGCAAAGTGACCTAAATAGAGCAATCCATCTGACATTGAAAAATTGTATGGAAAAATCGGTAATCGTTTATCTATTTCAGATTTTATATACTCGTAAACACTACTGGATTCCTCAGGTGGCATACCCCTCTCTGTCTCATAAAAATAGCCAAGACTCAGATCGTCAAGCATTGGGTGCCCTATTCTGGACAAACCGTACTTACCCGGATCTCGCATAATAGGGGCATGTTTTTCCAGTTCAAAGAGACAAACCAGGCAGGAAGCGCCTTTTGACCTCATAAACCGGTCATGGGAAAGAACAAAATCAAGAGTCTCAAGTGCTTCTTCCCGAGACTCAGTCGGAAATCCGACAATAACATACATATGTATGGCAATGCCGGAATCCAGGCAGGAATCGATAATATTCCTGGTGATTTCCGTCTCAGTCCCCTTCTCCATCAATGAAAGAATCCTTTTGTTTGAAGATTCAAGACCATATACCAGCTTAAGACAACCAGCGCTTCTCACCTCCTTTAATATTTCTTTCGTAAGCCCCTTATCGAAACGTACCCCTGCCATCCACTTAATGCTGCACTCCTCATCGATCAATCGCAAACTCAGATTATGCAATTGTTTTACCGGCATGCACTCATCACTAAAAAACAGATATTCCGTATCATATTTTTCTTTGAGCTTCACCACGTCTTCAAGCAGCAGTTCTAAATTCCTTGATCTGAAACGCAAATTGTCTACATGAAGATTACAGAACGTACACTTTCTCCAGTAGCATCCTCTTGATCCCTGCAGTGGTAAAACCCTTACCGGAGACAAATATTTGTCCAGGTGAAAACCATCATAATCAGGTGTAGGCAGAGAATTTATATCCTCTATATGAAATGGTTCATTCACACAAATTTTATTATTACCTTTAAAGACAAGATTTGGTACCTTATAAAAATCCCTCTCACCTTCAAGCTGCTCTATTAATCCGAGAAGTGCATGTTCTCCCTCAAACACGATAAAACTATCAACGAGTTCAAAGAGCTTATGATTTTTTTGAAGATTATCGATAAGCTTTGTGAACACACTCCCTCCCATAGTTATATGAATGTTCCTGTATTTTTCTTTCAACAATCTGGCCATTGTAAAAGCCGGCATTACCTGTGAAGTAGCCGTAACTGAAATACCGATGAGACACTGTTCCTCTATTTTAAGTGAATCAAGGATGTGTATCCTGAAAAGATCACAATACGGATTCTCTTTCTCATCATTCACTGCCTTCAAAACCTCTTGCGTAGAATATACGCTGTATCTCATGGTATTGTCGGAAATTGAAATTTCAGAAGGATAATACAACATACCAAATACCTGCAGCCACCTGTCAATTATCTTCCAGCTCTCAACATAATCATTTATATCATAAAAACCATCAGACTTTAACGTTTGTTTTGCCCATTCTACATTTTGAACCATATTGTCATCTTCTATTGAGTCCCTTGCCCACTCAAGCCTTGAAATGATATCATCCTCATTTTGTCCGGATATACTGGACGGTATACCATTGCTGAGTTTATCAACAATAGCTGCATAGGTTCCTTTGACCTTGGCTGCAGAGAGCAACACATCCATTATCTCAATATTGATATCCCTGATGGAAACATTCTCTACCCCTTCTTTCTTAAGAAATGCCTGTAAAGAAGGAAGACTTAAAAAAGGTTGAGAGGGAATCCATGACGGCGGAAAAAGTAATAGTACCTGCAATTCGTAACCCTTAAATACAATTGATATAAATCAGTCTCAAACCTCAATCTGTACAACTCTCAGTGTAAGCCTGATTCAAAGAAAAAAAGCCCCTAATTTGTAGTTAGGGGCTTTTTTTATAACATTTTATACCATATAATAAAAAACTTACTCACTACTCAACAGAAGTGGTTCCTCCGGCAAGATAAAGTTTCATAAACTTACTCTCGTTCGCAGGAGTAAATCCTGTCCTTGCAGGTTCCCAAACACCTTTGGCACCGAGACCCCCATCTTCAGCCTTTGTGATCCTCACCAGGGTTTCCTTCGGAACAGTATTCACAACGTGGTTGTCTGCCTCACCACCATGCATATAACCCATAGCAACCTTCTTTTTATGGAAGAGCGTATCAGTCTGATGCATCGGCATCAGCCACGATCTCGTGATAGACTGCTGTGATCCATATCTAAAGTTAGCAAGATAACCGTCCGAGGACATAGCCATGCCGTCTTTCCTGGACTCGTGGGCCTTCACACTCTTCTCAGTTGAAACATTTGTTGAGTGTTTCATCATCGTAGTGTGGTACGGATATGCTGGATTGTACTTAGCTCTCACCATCAACCGTGCCACCTTATAAAACGGATCGTTCGGTTTCCACCCCCTGTATGGCCTATCAACGGGATTTGCGTCAACATAGATGTAATCACCATCGTTGATACCAAGGTCCTTGGCAGCTACAGGATTGATATGGAGCTGATGTTCACCCGCACCCGGACTTCTCTTATCCATCCTGTATGGATCTCCGAAGTTGTTGTTCCAGATAAGGTTCCAATCCACCGTACTCCACTGCGAGTGAACCCTGTGCCTCGTCTTCGGAGTAACGCAATAGAATCGATAACCCCTTTCCCAAAGAGGATTCTTCGTCTTCTTTACCTCGTTCCACGGCATCTTGATATTTCTTACATGACGCTCATCAGCCCCCATATGACTCTGAGGTATTCCATAATCCTCTGGCCTGATATAAGGGTTCGTGCTGACAATAACATTCGGCAGGTAAGGCGTCGCCTCAACAGCCTCCCGGTGACAAACGAAGTTTTCTCCGTATTCGATCGCCTCAGGTATATCACAGTAGGAATGAATCCTTCCATCATCAGTAGCAAATGGACGATCATAGACCACCTGTTCATACATCGGTGTCCTCGGATACGTACCAAAATTCAAGAGTGCTCCTCCGGGGACCCCATATTTACCGGCAATCATCTCATTCACATTATACCCTCGTGTTGGAACACTTCCATCAAAGAGCCTCTGCATATAGATTTCCGGTCTCCCCTCAAGCGCAAATTTCCAGTAATCAGCAAACCTGCCATCTCCAAGGATCTCACCCATTCTTTTTGCAATCAAGGCGGGAACCATAACATCATCCTTCGTATCGTGAAGCGGTTTAATACCACCCTTCCACACCTGCAAGAATGGATTTGAACACGAACAGGTAACCTCATAATGTTCAAACTCCATCCAGGAGTTGACAGGAAATCCAACGTCAGCATATTGAATTGAAGACGTCATCATGATATCACTGGACATTATCAGGTCGATCCTTGGATTTACATTTTTGAACATCTCATAAACCCATTTAGCATTATTAAGCAGGTTGACGTTATTGAACCACAAAACCTTGGTAGGAGTGTTATAGTGGGTCACTCCCGTAAAGCTCTTTCTCCCGAACTTTGGTGTATTAACAATCAAAGGAGTATCACCATGGTTCCAATACGCAACCTCTTCATCCATTGCATAACTATGTGCATGGATACTCTTACCATCAGCACGGGGATCAAGATTCATGTCGAACGGATCCTCAGCAATAATGCCCTTGAACCCTGGACCCGACCAACTTGACGCCTGAAAGTTCCCGGCCTTGTAATTACCAGCCCATGTGTGCGAACCAGTACCATGATAGCCAATATTTCCTGTCAGCATTAAAGGCAGATAGGTTGCCCGGTTATGCAGCGTCGCATGGAAATAGTGGTTTATCCCCTCGCCATAGTGTATGGCAGCAGGTTTGATCGTAGCAAGGTCCTTAGCCAGCCTCTCAATAAGATGAGGAGGTGAACCGGTTATTTCAGCGGTGGTCTTTACATCAAAGTCTCGCAGATGTATCTTATACATATCAAACAGCGTCATAACTTCAATTTCCTTACCATCAACCGTCTTCACCTTAAAAGTGCCTTCCAATACCGGATCTATACCTTTTGACACCATTTTCTTACCAACATCCTCCCTGGTTATCGCCTTGACACTTTTTGTCTTTGAATCATATACAACGAAATCACCAATTGAATCACGCTGCTCCTGCGTCAACCCCTGCACCGTGTGACTATAGTCAAGCGCTGGCGCTTTATAGTCGGCAATTACCTCTTCAGCCTTCAACCTCTTCAAGGTATCAGTCCTGATAAGGAGTGGGAAATCGGTAAACTTCTTGACAAAGTCTGCGTCATACCAATTGTTATCAATTAATATCTTGGTCAGACAGAGAAAGATTGTTGTATCTGAAATTCCGGTTCTGCAAGGTATCCAGTAATCGACTTTTGTTGCTGAGGGGCTGTATTCCGGAGTTATACATACCAGTTTTCCACCCCTCTCCATGATCTCTGTCAACCAGTGCGCCTCAGGCATCTTGTTTTCAATCAGATTTTTTCCCACCTGTATGAGTAACTTGGTGTACCGAAGGTCGGCGAAATCAACGTCAGATGCCTGCAGTCCATGAACAAATGGGTGCCCCGGCGCCTGGTCGCCATGCCAGGTGTAATTTGAAAATCTTCTGCCACCCATTGCTTTATCAGGTCCAACACCTCTTACGTTGGCATCAAGGAGGGCAAGCATGTTGGAGAAACGATACATCCCCATGTATTTCCCAATCACACCCAGCAAACCCATCCCCCCACGGTTTTTAAAACACCTCGTACCGGCACCATTCCAGTGGGTAAGCGTCTCCGGAGCATATTTGTCCCTCTCCAGCAGTCTTTTCTTGCCTTCCTCACCGCTGTATGCCTTGGCTATGTGGATCATACCTCTTGCGACATAATCCACGATATCATCCCATGACGTCTTTAACAGTTCATCAGATCCCCTGGCAGTAAACCTGTATTTCTCTCTATTATCCCAATCAAGTTCCGGAAAACCATCGTCTGCCCACTCCTTCCACCCTTTTCTCAGAAGAGGATGCCTTAACCTGTGCGGGCCGTATACCCTCCTGAAAAAGGTATACCCCTTTAAACACATCCTGGGATTCCATGTCCTTTGAGGTTTTCTGCCCTCCAGATCTCCATAGTCCTGATGCTCATAATCCTGCTCAACCCGGATCACCACACCGTTTCTGACAAAAGCCCTCACCCTGCATTGGTGGGTATCATTTGGAGAACAACAAAACGCAAAATCGCGATCATAACGGTATTGGTCTCTGTATACATCTTCCCAGTCCCTCTCAGGATAAGCATCGAGAGGGTTATTCGCCTCAACTGCAGGCCTCAGCGATTTAAAGGCCAGAGCCTTTCTCGTTGGTATTGAAACAGCCGCAGTTACCCCTCCAGCAATCTTAATAAACGTCCTACGTGTAAGATTCATAAACTCCCCTCCTTCTCATCTATAATAATTATATTTTTGCACTTTCACCTACCACTTCCCGACCTTGATTTTATAGTATTCGGTACACCTGGCACAAACACCATCATGCGGTTCCCAGTCTGGAAAGTCCTCTTTTAACACTTTAACCATCTCTTCATCATTTGCCACCTCATCAAGCCACTCAAACGATGGAAATCCGCAGAGTGGACAGGTTGTACCAGGAAGTGGCCCTATCTTCTTCACCTCTTCTCCACCCTCATTGAGATCATTTTCACCTTCAGCCAATGACAATACATTATTTATCTTTCTCGACAATTCAACAATTTTATCATGAGTTAAAGGCTCATCAACTCTCCAGAGTCTGGCAAAAATTTGCTCCTTGGTATCATCCGGAATTTTTTTAAAGAAGGTATCGAATTCTCTATTCCAGCTCTCCCTGGTTCCATGAGTCTCTTTCCCCATCTTTTCCAATCGACCATCGACATAGATATCCCAGAAAAGGCGGTACCTATCACGAATGATACGGTCTTCCATAGGAGAAGGGTGAAAATCCTCTACCTGATAACCAAAACTCTTATCCATGATATCAGAAACATGCATGAGCTCGTGTCGCATCACCTTGGAAATCTCTTCACCGGTAAGAAAAAGCTCCGGGTATAGTCGGACAATTACTTTCTTCCCTTCATCAACCACATTCGACCCCTCATTTTGCCGTGTTGTAGCCCTTCTCACATGCACCTCTTCAACAATCTCTTTAATGTCAGGAAACTCACCAAACACCTCAGCGACGTATCCATCAAATCCTAACAGCTTAAAGAACTCATTATCAAGCGCTCTGAATTTCTTCGGCCTCATTTCCGGCTCAAGCTCATAGATTGCATCCCTTTGTTTATGATAAGCGACATAGAGATCGTAATCACCGTTTTTCTCCCTCTCTGCCAGACCTTTGTAAACAATATCGTCAACCAGCTGCGGGTCATACTTGATATCAAGCTCTCTCGGCTCTTTTTTCTCTTCCGTATTTGGCTCTTTCTCTTCAGTCTTAAGCATACTCTTCCTCATCCATACAAGAGTCACACGCCATAGCGCTCTTACCTTCAAGCCTCTGCAGATAATCAGGCTCATTGCCATGAGATGCGTCTACCTCTTCGGTATCAATTTCAAGCTTCGTCATTTCAAGATGGATAAAAGTATTTGCCAACTCGGCAACATGACGGTAAAATTCTACCGGAGATTTTTTCGAAACTGTAATTGCAAAGGCACTTATCCATCTTCCGATATGGGCCATCAGGAACTTTTTCTTCCCGGCAAGACACAGATCAAACTCATCTTTCCCATGGTTGTTTTCAATGGCATAGGCGAGTTTATACGTTATAAAGTGCATAAACTCTAACTCCACAGCAATATGGTCCCACCTGCTCGTTGAATCACCCTCGGCAATCTCCAAGCCATACGCCTTATAAAAGCCGGATATATCGGCAAGATCCTGAGTTTGCTGCCATATGTGTGAGCCGCTGAAATACATCTCAAAGGGTGGACAGTCCATGGCAACAGTAGAGCTCCCAAAAGTAGACCGAAACCCCTGGGCCAAAGTTTCAAGATCACTGCTCCGCAAACTCACCTTCAGCAACCTGAATGTTTCGGACAGCTCTCCGTTATCGCTCTTACCCAGACAACTTTCCACCTCGTCAAGGTACTCAGAGTCATTCACCAAATCGAACGTATTTTTATCAAGTTCAAAAAGACAGGTCGAAAGAAATTGATACACCTGGCTCGCCGCCAGCAACTCTTCAACCTCTTCACTTTTATTGTTTTCCATAAAATACTCCTGATATCAGTATCACTTCACATTTTTAAAGTAATCCTGCACATATTTTGACTTGTTATAACCAATTACATACTCATCGGTAGTTGAAGCGACCTTGCCGTCATACCAGGTTCCAGACGTTACTGTGTAATTTTCAAAACAGTTTCGGCAGATACCATCATCCTGAGTCCAGCTGGGATTATCTACCTGTATAGTCTTCAACGTTTTACTATCCATGAAACCGTTATCGAGCCAGAAGTAAGTGTCAAATCCGCAAATCGGGCAGGGGCTATGGTATTTATCTGCACTTAGATTGGCCGGTTCCTGATACGCTAACCTTGAATGCTTCTCAGTTTTCCGTATCCTGTTGACCCACCCTTTTTCCCCCTCAATCCAGAAGATATCGGTAAAATTCGGTGTACTGTTTTTCGTTTCTTCAGCGGGGAGCTCCTCAAATGAGTTCCAGGGAATATTCCCCGTATTTCTCTGATGGTATTTCGCATCGGTCGCAGGCTTAAATGCCTCAAACCCACCTTTCCATTCACCAGCAACAGAGTTTCCCGGACCGAAAGTGATCAAGCCCATCCCCACAAAGACAAATCCCACAAACAAACAAATATATTTCTGGTGTTTCATTTTCTATTATCCTCCCTTATCACAAAACTAAAATATCAGTTTTATTTTGATCCTTAGTACGTAACCATCCTCTTTTCATCGCTTTCCCAGGTAGGCTCCTCAACCTGAACCCTCACCATCTCTGTCCCGTCCGATGCAAACCCTATAACAGTGTCGTTGTACACTTCGAACTTCCTGCCATCTACCTGAGTCTCATAAATCTTCTTTCCTTCCTCAATTTCAAATCTTGCAAACATGGTCTGCGTTGTCCTGAACAGCTGCAATACCGCCATCAATTCTCTTGAAGGCGTTGCATACTTTTCAAGCGCCTCCTCAACACCAGGTCCAAACATCTGGCGTAAATAGCTCCTCGGAGCCCACCGTGGCGGGATGTAATAAACGTTTGGTTCCGTACCAAATTGAGGATACAGCGGCAACGCTACCCTATGAATATGGATCAACCAGTCCAGCGGATTCTTCGGATCCGGTTTTGTGTAGTCACCCGTCAGCAACCCGTTGAGCCTGATCTTCCCGACACAGGCAGCCATACATCTCGCCTCCATCCTTCTCCCCTTGGTTATGGGGTCCTTACCTTCAACTCGGGGATAACATGCAATGCACTTCTCTGAAATACGTGTTTCTCCCCTGTACATGGGTTTTTTGTATGGGCACTGCTCTACACACTTCCTGTACCCCCTGCATCGCTTCTGATCTATCAAGACAATCCCGTCCTCTTTCCTTTTATAGATTGCCTTCCTTGGACAGGCTGCAAGGCAAGCTGGATAAGTGCAGTGGTTACAGATCCGTTGAAGATAGAAAAACCATCTCTTGTGCTCCGGAAGCTCAGATGACTCACTTGCCGCTTCCGTCTCATAGTTTGTCTTCTCACTTGATGCGGTATCTTCATAGATATTTGGAAATCTCCACTCCTTATCGTCCGGTATATACCCAACTGCCACCTGATTGAGACCCTTTGTCTGGGCCAGCTCAAAGATCGTGTCGCTGTTATAAAGCCCATAAGGTGCAGCAACAGCGTCTTTGTCATCATCAGACGTAAACCACTCCATCGGGTTATTACCATTATCCCACAGCAGCTGCAATATCTTATGATCCCAGAATTGCGGATAACCCCCATATGGCTTCGTTTCTACATTATTCCACCACATATACTCCTGCCCCTTACTATAGGTCCATGTACTTTTGTGGGCCATCGTACAGGTCTGACAGGCTATACACCTGTTGATATTAAAAACAGCTGCAAATTGCTGTTTTGGTCTTGACTCAAAATATGGATACTCCATCTTCCTTCCAAGATGCCAATTGTGAACAAGCGTCATTATACCCCTCCTTAAAATCTATAATTTTTCGTCCATCTAGTATGTTTATTATAACATCTCTTTTATTCCAGATATTTCACCGTTTCCAGCTTAATAGGATTCCATCTTGTGCTGATTGATTTCTGACCGTTCCTGTCACCCTCTTCACCGTCCCAGACTGCAACATTAAAAAAAGTCTCCACCCCGGGTATAAACTGAACATCGCTAGTATCAGCAGTGACCAGGCTCCTGTACATAGTCACATTCCACCCATCACCATTCCAGTTACCTTGTCCCTGCACATCCTGATGCTCTTGTGTAGTCAGCGTACTGAACCCGATAGCGTTCAGATCTTCAACGGTAGTTCCTTTATTCGGCTGCGAAAGCAAATTCCCTGCAGCCCTTCCACCGGATATAAGTGGTATGCTGTGATACTCTTGATCGTGAAAATGCAAAGGATGAGTATGGAAATCATAATCGGTAAACATATCCGGATATTGATCTTCCATGTGCTCGAACCCACACTCTGAATCCAATTCTCTTTCCCAATCAGCTTTCCAGTGCCAGATATTCACAGGCTTCCCCCTGTCTCCCATCCTTGGACTAAACGGTGTGTCCGGCGAAATGGTAACAATATCCAGCGGAAACATCATGCCTACTGCATCGCGAAACAGATGGTCGGCAATAATTCGATCGTTTTTTGTTTTATCACTCCACTTGAAATTAAAAAATATCCTGTCACCATTGTGCACCCCTCTTACTTCCAGGGCACTTACCGTACCTCCTCCGTTAGGAAACGCCCTGTCCTGCATCTGCAGCTCAATCGTAAGAGGTTCGGATTGAGCAAATGCCTTATCAATCGAATCGAGATCAGCATTGATATATTTAACAACAAGCCCTTTCTCCCTCGGTATATTTTCCTCCACAGTTGCTTCTGAGTCCAACTCCTGTGAAAAAGCTCTATCATTTAAACTAAAAAACAGCGTGGCACCAGCGAACATACACAGGACAGATTTAAACAACAGTTTATTCAGCATAATCGGTATACCCCCTCCCCCATATTTATTACATTAAATTTAATTCAACAATATGCGACTAAAAGTTTGGAATACAAGCTACCAAAAAAATAAAGCCAACGCAAACATAAAAACAAACTTTCTCTTAAATTACTCATTAAAAAAGAAAACAGATTATTTGTTCAGCAGAAAATAGTAACATTCAAAAAATTCGCAATTAATATGCCATAAATCCTGGGCAAATGTCCGGGTTTTACCTTTTTGGGTTTAACCTTCTTTTTTGTAACGATTAAGAGCTGCGCAATTGAATGTATACTCAACCGTATCACTTCATTAGATCTCACCCCAGTGCGACATATTGACAAAAAAATCAATACAGCATGACGAAACTCATGACAATTTGTCATTTTTGAGTAAAAAAGGTAAAAGCTGTGGCCACTGTCGGGAAAATGACAGAGAGATGTCCCGTGCAATTTTCCTGATAATCTTGCGCAAGGTTTACCGTTAAACAGAAAATTCAGATCCAGCCGGGTACAGAAAAAATATCGATTACTCTCAGCTCTTATTGAGAACGCTCCGTAAAGAGGGTTATTTTTCGAGTACTCTTTCCAATTCACTTAACGTAGTAACTCCCTTCGCCATTTTGCTAACCCCGTCACTCCAAAAGGTTTTCATACCATTGTTAACAGCTTCCTGCTCAATGATATTCGAGCTCTCATGGTTAATAATCAATTTTCTGATAGCATCATTTACAACAAGTAATTCCGAAACAGCAACCCTCCCAGCATAACCGGTATGACCGCATTCATCACAACCATTTGCTTTGTAGATTGTACAGTCTTCAGTCACACCCATTCTCATTTTAGTGACCTTATCCATGGAATGCTCTATTTTGCAGGTACAAAGTTTTCTTAAGAGTCTTTGAGCAAGCACCGCTATGACACAAGTAGAAATTAGATAGTCTTCGACCCCCATGTCAAGTAATCTTCCAAAGGTAGAAGCGCAATCGTTGGTATGGAGTGTCGAGAGCACAAGGTGTCCGGTCAAAGCTGATTGTATTGAGATACCTGCCGTATCTTTGTCCCTGATTTCACCAACAAGGATCACATCGGGATCATGCCTTAAAATAGAACGAAGACCCGTTGCAAAACTGAGGTTGATCTTATGGTTAACCTGTATCTGGTTGACACCCTCAATGCTATACTCCACAGGGTCCTCGATAGTTACAATCTTTAATGCAGGTGATATTATCTCCTTGAGTGCGGCATAGAGTGTCGTAGTCTTTCCGCTTCCCGTGGGACCGGTAACCAGTAGCATACCTTCTGGTTTTTTTATGAGGTTTTTTAAATTTTCCAGGATAACACCTTCAAAACCGAGCTTTACCAAATCCAGAGATACATTGGACTTGTCCAGAATACGAAGAACAATACCCTCTCCATATAACATTGGGATGACCGATACCCTGACATCAATTTCCCTCCCCCCGACCTTTAACCGGATTCTCCCATCTTGAGGAAGTCTCTTCTCGGCGATATTCAAGTTAGACATTATCTTGATCCGGTTAATCGTTGCAAAATACAAATCACGGGTTGGGGGTGTATAGTCT is drawn from Candidatus Scalindua sp. and contains these coding sequences:
- a CDS encoding molybdopterin-dependent oxidoreductase is translated as MNLTRRTFIKIAGGVTAAVSIPTRKALAFKSLRPAVEANNPLDAYPERDWEDVYRDQYRYDRDFAFCCSPNDTHQCRVRAFVRNGVVIRVEQDYEHQDYGDLEGRKPQRTWNPRMCLKGYTFFRRVYGPHRLRHPLLRKGWKEWADDGFPELDWDNREKYRFTARGSDELLKTSWDDIVDYVARGMIHIAKAYSGEEGKKRLLERDKYAPETLTHWNGAGTRCFKNRGGMGLLGVIGKYMGMYRFSNMLALLDANVRGVGPDKAMGGRRFSNYTWHGDQAPGHPFVHGLQASDVDFADLRYTKLLIQVGKNLIENKMPEAHWLTEIMERGGKLVCITPEYSPSATKVDYWIPCRTGISDTTIFLCLTKILIDNNWYDADFVKKFTDFPLLIRTDTLKRLKAEEVIADYKAPALDYSHTVQGLTQEQRDSIGDFVVYDSKTKSVKAITREDVGKKMVSKGIDPVLEGTFKVKTVDGKEIEVMTLFDMYKIHLRDFDVKTTAEITGSPPHLIERLAKDLATIKPAAIHYGEGINHYFHATLHNRATYLPLMLTGNIGYHGTGSHTWAGNYKAGNFQASSWSGPGFKGIIAEDPFDMNLDPRADGKSIHAHSYAMDEEVAYWNHGDTPLIVNTPKFGRKSFTGVTHYNTPTKVLWFNNVNLLNNAKWVYEMFKNVNPRIDLIMSSDIMMTSSIQYADVGFPVNSWMEFEHYEVTCSCSNPFLQVWKGGIKPLHDTKDDVMVPALIAKRMGEILGDGRFADYWKFALEGRPEIYMQRLFDGSVPTRGYNVNEMIAGKYGVPGGALLNFGTYPRTPMYEQVVYDRPFATDDGRIHSYCDIPEAIEYGENFVCHREAVEATPYLPNVIVSTNPYIRPEDYGIPQSHMGADERHVRNIKMPWNEVKKTKNPLWERGYRFYCVTPKTRHRVHSQWSTVDWNLIWNNNFGDPYRMDKRSPGAGEHQLHINPVAAKDLGINDGDYIYVDANPVDRPYRGWKPNDPFYKVARLMVRAKYNPAYPYHTTMMKHSTNVSTEKSVKAHESRKDGMAMSSDGYLANFRYGSQQSITRSWLMPMHQTDTLFHKKKVAMGYMHGGEADNHVVNTVPKETLVRITKAEDGGLGAKGVWEPARTGFTPANESKFMKLYLAGGTTSVE
- a CDS encoding GspE/PulE family protein, with protein sequence MRGLEDKLLNVILQTDKISEADVEKVRHLQKETHERVDRILLNLGIISEEDLRDSFGQIFNLPIWEMKRGEKFEVIEFLPITFLSSNRILPLKQHNGSVDIVFADPSDRSLIELIETSTKKQLNIFIGCEKDIITAIEEVYSTEQGESVAYGFESEVADDLEKLKDLALEAPVVRLVNNILNKALEIGSSDIHIEMFENQPRLRYRLDGVLRDYTPPTRDLYFATINRIKIMSNLNIAEKRLPQDGRIRLKVGGREIDVRVSVIPMLYGEGIVLRILDKSNVSLDLVKLGFEGVILENLKNLIKKPEGMLLVTGPTGSGKTTTLYAALKEIISPALKIVTIEDPVEYSIEGVNQIQVNHKINLSFATGLRSILRHDPDVILVGEIRDKDTAGISIQSALTGHLVLSTLHTNDCASTFGRLLDMGVEDYLISTCVIAVLAQRLLRKLCTCKIEHSMDKVTKMRMGVTEDCTIYKANGCDECGHTGYAGRVAVSELLVVNDAIRKLIINHESSNIIEQEAVNNGMKTFWSDGVSKMAKGVTTLSELERVLEK
- a CDS encoding molecular chaperone TorD family protein; protein product: MENNKSEEVEELLAASQVYQFLSTCLFELDKNTFDLVNDSEYLDEVESCLGKSDNGELSETFRLLKVSLRSSDLETLAQGFRSTFGSSTVAMDCPPFEMYFSGSHIWQQTQDLADISGFYKAYGLEIAEGDSTSRWDHIAVELEFMHFITYKLAYAIENNHGKDEFDLCLAGKKKFLMAHIGRWISAFAITVSKKSPVEFYRHVAELANTFIHLEMTKLEIDTEEVDASHGNEPDYLQRLEGKSAMACDSCMDEEEYA
- a CDS encoding nitrate oxidoreductase subunit beta, which produces MTLVHNWHLGRKMEYPYFESRPKQQFAAVFNINRCIACQTCTMAHKSTWTYSKGQEYMWWNNVETKPYGGYPQFWDHKILQLLWDNGNNPMEWFTSDDDKDAVAAPYGLYNSDTIFELAQTKGLNQVAVGYIPDDKEWRFPNIYEDTASSEKTNYETEAASESSELPEHKRWFFYLQRICNHCTYPACLAACPRKAIYKRKEDGIVLIDQKRCRGYRKCVEQCPYKKPMYRGETRISEKCIACYPRVEGKDPITKGRRMEARCMAACVGKIRLNGLLTGDYTKPDPKNPLDWLIHIHRVALPLYPQFGTEPNVYYIPPRWAPRSYLRQMFGPGVEEALEKYATPSRELMAVLQLFRTTQTMFARFEIEEGKKIYETQVDGRKFEVYNDTVIGFASDGTEMVRVQVEEPTWESDEKRMVTY
- a CDS encoding B12-binding domain-containing radical SAM protein, with translation MQVLLLFPPSWIPSQPFLSLPSLQAFLKKEGVENVSIRDINIEIMDVLLSAAKVKGTYAAIVDKLSNGIPSSISGQNEDDIISRLEWARDSIEDDNMVQNVEWAKQTLKSDGFYDINDYVESWKIIDRWLQVFGMLYYPSEISISDNTMRYSVYSTQEVLKAVNDEKENPYCDLFRIHILDSLKIEEQCLIGISVTATSQVMPAFTMARLLKEKYRNIHITMGGSVFTKLIDNLQKNHKLFELVDSFIVFEGEHALLGLIEQLEGERDFYKVPNLVFKGNNKICVNEPFHIEDINSLPTPDYDGFHLDKYLSPVRVLPLQGSRGCYWRKCTFCNLHVDNLRFRSRNLELLLEDVVKLKEKYDTEYLFFSDECMPVKQLHNLSLRLIDEECSIKWMAGVRFDKGLTKEILKEVRSAGCLKLVYGLESSNKRILSLMEKGTETEITRNIIDSCLDSGIAIHMYVIVGFPTESREEALETLDFVLSHDRFMRSKGASCLVCLFELEKHAPIMRDPGKYGLSRIGHPMLDDLSLGYFYETERGMPPEESSSVYEYIKSEIDKRLPIFPYNFSMSDGLLYLGHFAAESGEYKFEEPADLKGVRPHELNE
- a CDS encoding ethylbenzene dehydrogenase-related protein — protein: MLNKLLFKSVLCMFAGATLFFSLNDRAFSQELDSEATVEENIPREKGLVVKYINADLDSIDKAFAQSEPLTIELQMQDRAFPNGGGTVSALEVRGVHNGDRIFFNFKWSDKTKNDRIIADHLFRDAVGMMFPLDIVTISPDTPFSPRMGDRGKPVNIWHWKADWERELDSECGFEHMEDQYPDMFTDYDFHTHPLHFHDQEYHSIPLISGGRAAGNLLSQPNKGTTVEDLNAIGFSTLTTQEHQDVQGQGNWNGDGWNVTMYRSLVTADTSDVQFIPGVETFFNVAVWDGEEGDRNGQKSISTRWNPIKLETVKYLE